Part of the Pseudomonas sp. Leaf58 genome is shown below.
ACCACCTGGCCATTGATCGCGCCATCTAGCACGAAGTGGCCCTGGCCGTTACCCAACAGGCGCACCTCGATAAAGCCTTCGCCATGCGATGACTGTACCTGTGCATTAGGGTTGCGCTGGCGGTCTTCCCATTGGCCGAAGAAGCGCGTGGCAAGGAACAACGCCGCCGCCCAGGCGACGAGCATCAGTACCTTGCCCGCTCGCTTACCCGGCGCCAGGCTCATGGCTTGGCGCTCCAACCGCCTTGCGGCGCATCAAAGCGCCACACGATCGGGCGTGTCTCGCCATCGGCACGCGCGCCGTTGTTGTTGTCCAGGCCAACCCAGGCACCCTTGGCATCGATCACCAGGGCCTCAGCCAGGCCAAACGGCTGTTCGTAACGGCGCGACTCAACCAGCGCATCGGCAGCGAACGACCAGCAACGCTCGACCACGCCGCTGTCAGCGTCACGCCGGCAGACTCGGTAGGCGTTGCGCTCGAGGGTGAACAGCTTGCCTTCAAACCAGGCCAGGTCGGAGAAATCGCGCGACAGTGCCCGGGCATTGGGCATTTGCGCCGGCTGCTGCTCGACCCCTGCTTCGCTCAGCAGCACACAACTGCGCCCGCAAGTCCATAACGACTGCTGGCGCTCAATGGCGACCAGGCCGCGCCGCTCGCGCTCAGCGGCCAGCCACAGGCGATCACCCGCCGGGCTGATTGCCAGGCCCTCGAACAAGGCATTGAAGTTCAACAGCATACCGCTGGCCCGGGCCTGGCGGACCATGGCCGGGTCAATCTTCAACCAATCCGCCCCGCCGTCCACCGGCAATTGCAGCACGGCGGCATGGGCCTCGCTGACCAGGTATAGGTTGCCCGCCTGGTCGCAGGTGATGCCTTCAAAGTCCAGTTCGCCACCGCGAATATACGAGGCCGCCCAATTGCGCGACTTCAAGCCCCACGGCAGACCGCTCTCCGGCACCGCTGGCGCGGTGAAGGTGAGCGGCTGCGCCCGCCAGGTGGGGTTTTGCTGGTCGAGGCGATAGATGCGGTCGTCGTCCCGATCGGACACCCCCCACAACGCGCCCCGGCATTCCACAAGGCCTGACAGGTTGCCGCCGCGCATACCCTCGACGGGGTGTTCGGCACTGAGTTTCAGCTCTGGCCAGTTGCCCGCCAGGCTCGGCAGGGCAACCAGCGCCAGACAGGCCGCCAGAAGCAGCCGAATCAAACCATGACCTCGGCCAGGTTACCCTTGGTTTCCAGCCAGCTCTTGCGATCACCGGCGCGCTTCTTGGCCAGCAGCTTGTCCATCAGCTCGCAGGTGGCCTGCACATCGTCCAGGGTCAGCTGCACCAGGCGCCGGGTGTTCGGGTCCATGGTGGTTTCACGCAGTTGTGGCGGGTTCATCTCCCCCAGGCCCTTGAAGCGGGTGACCTGCGGCTTGCCGCGCTTCTTCTCGGCCACCAGGCGGTCGAGGATGCCGTCACGCTCGGCTTC
Proteins encoded:
- a CDS encoding esterase-like activity of phytase family protein, with the protein product MIRLLLAACLALVALPSLAGNWPELKLSAEHPVEGMRGGNLSGLVECRGALWGVSDRDDDRIYRLDQQNPTWRAQPLTFTAPAVPESGLPWGLKSRNWAASYIRGGELDFEGITCDQAGNLYLVSEAHAAVLQLPVDGGADWLKIDPAMVRQARASGMLLNFNALFEGLAISPAGDRLWLAAERERRGLVAIERQQSLWTCGRSCVLLSEAGVEQQPAQMPNARALSRDFSDLAWFEGKLFTLERNAYRVCRRDADSGVVERCWSFAADALVESRRYEQPFGLAEALVIDAKGAWVGLDNNNGARADGETRPIVWRFDAPQGGWSAKP